One window from the genome of Salisaeta longa DSM 21114 encodes:
- a CDS encoding glycosyltransferase family 2 protein, protein MPAPRVSIIIVTWNGLDLLQQCLPSVVATTYPNVEIILADNASADGSIPWVRTAFPDVRIVQHPDNWLFARGNNAAVQRATGRYLLFLNNDVEVPPGWLDPLVEAMEAQPTLGAVQPKLLQYDRRDRFEYAGAAGGFIDRLGYPFTRGRVFDTMEPDRGQYDTPRDVFWATGAACMVRRAAFDAVGRFDERFEMHMEEIDLCWRLWRAGYRVRALPSSTVYHIGGASLPQGTPRKIYYNFRNSLLMLYKNLPPARWARVFPQRVALDGIAAARMLLQGEAAGARAVVRAYRDAHRLRSYYTPPRRSAVRMPYRRLIAADYFLRGLRTFDALPRRHFTSIRAAA, encoded by the coding sequence ATGCCCGCCCCGCGCGTCTCCATCATCATCGTCACCTGGAACGGCCTCGATCTGCTCCAGCAATGCCTCCCCTCGGTGGTGGCCACCACGTATCCCAATGTGGAAATTATCCTGGCCGACAACGCCTCCGCCGACGGCTCCATTCCCTGGGTGCGCACCGCCTTTCCCGACGTTCGCATCGTGCAGCACCCCGACAATTGGCTCTTTGCCCGCGGCAACAACGCGGCCGTGCAGCGCGCCACCGGGCGCTACCTGCTGTTTCTGAACAACGACGTAGAAGTGCCGCCCGGCTGGCTCGATCCGCTGGTCGAGGCGATGGAGGCGCAGCCCACCCTGGGCGCGGTGCAACCCAAGCTGCTGCAGTACGACCGGCGCGACCGCTTCGAGTATGCGGGGGCGGCGGGCGGCTTCATCGATCGCCTGGGCTATCCGTTCACCCGCGGCCGCGTGTTCGACACCATGGAGCCCGATCGCGGGCAGTACGACACCCCGCGCGATGTCTTTTGGGCCACGGGGGCCGCGTGCATGGTGCGCCGCGCGGCCTTCGACGCGGTGGGACGGTTCGACGAGCGCTTCGAGATGCACATGGAAGAAATTGACCTGTGCTGGCGCCTGTGGCGGGCCGGATACCGCGTGCGCGCCCTTCCATCCAGCACGGTGTACCACATCGGCGGTGCCTCGCTGCCCCAGGGCACGCCGCGGAAGATCTACTACAACTTCCGCAACAGCCTGCTCATGCTCTACAAAAACCTGCCCCCGGCCCGGTGGGCCCGCGTGTTTCCGCAGCGCGTCGCCCTCGACGGCATCGCCGCCGCCCGCATGCTCCTGCAGGGCGAAGCCGCCGGCGCCCGCGCGGTGGTGCGGGCCTACCGCGACGCGCACCGCCTCCGCTCCTACTACACGCCGCCCCGCCGCTCGGCCGTGCGCATGCCCTACCGCCGCCTCATCGCCGCCGACTATTTTCTACGCGGCCTCCGAACGTTCGACGCGCTCCCCCGCCGCCACTTCACGTCCATCCGCGCCGCGGCGTAG
- a CDS encoding DMT family transporter — protein sequence MDSKPVLYGALAAGVLSFIWAPIFVRWAGDVPGLALATWRTVTAAVVLWPWWIRAQRQGTMRALSGREWVFIGAAGALLGLHFVAWIESLQYTSVASASVLVTTSPIFLAGLGYVVLGERLRWATLGAIVVAVAGAACIGWADAGAGPGGTLWGNGLALGAALLVSVYLLIGRVVRQRVDWLAYVTPLYTVAAAVTVGLAWSNDVPLLGYSAWPYAMGIALALGPQIIGHGAFNYAVKAVPAALVAMLALLEPVGASLLAYGLFGEVPKPLAVAGMLLVLVGVAAVVQLRRGADGREVAAGERVERSEAA from the coding sequence ATGGACAGCAAACCGGTTCTCTATGGCGCGTTGGCAGCGGGCGTTCTGAGCTTCATCTGGGCGCCCATTTTTGTGCGATGGGCGGGCGACGTCCCGGGGCTCGCGCTGGCCACGTGGCGCACCGTAACCGCGGCCGTCGTGCTGTGGCCGTGGTGGATTCGCGCGCAGCGGCAGGGGACGATGCGTGCCCTCAGCGGCCGCGAGTGGGTGTTCATCGGGGCAGCGGGCGCCCTCCTTGGGCTTCACTTTGTCGCCTGGATCGAGTCGCTGCAGTACACCTCGGTGGCGAGCGCCTCGGTACTGGTAACCACGAGCCCCATCTTTTTGGCGGGTCTCGGCTACGTGGTGCTCGGGGAGCGGCTGCGGTGGGCGACGCTGGGGGCCATCGTGGTGGCGGTTGCCGGAGCGGCCTGCATTGGATGGGCCGATGCGGGCGCGGGCCCCGGTGGAACCCTGTGGGGCAACGGGCTGGCGCTGGGGGCGGCCCTGCTGGTGAGCGTCTACTTGCTCATTGGACGGGTGGTGCGGCAGCGGGTGGACTGGTTGGCTTACGTCACGCCGCTGTACACTGTAGCCGCGGCGGTTACGGTGGGGCTGGCGTGGAGCAACGACGTTCCGCTCCTGGGCTATTCGGCATGGCCGTATGCCATGGGCATTGCGCTGGCGCTGGGGCCGCAGATCATTGGGCACGGGGCCTTCAACTATGCCGTGAAGGCCGTTCCGGCGGCGCTGGTGGCGATGCTTGCCTTGCTGGAGCCGGTAGGGGCTTCGCTGCTGGCGTACGGACTCTTCGGCGAGGTGCCCAAGCCGCTTGCCGTAGCGGGCATGCTGCTGGTGCTTGTGGGCGTTGCGGCGGTGGTGCAGCTACGCCGCGGCGCGGATGGACGTGAAGTGGCGGCGGGGGAGCGCGTCGAACGTTCGGAGGCCGCGTAG
- the rmuC gene encoding DNA recombination protein RmuC, which produces MLINLFVSLHSIMMYVLSASVGLLLGGVVAYLYAAQQTAKAESARKALRDQIDNQAAQHERHLQQQRETYEQRIEKLVDERNTLEERVNELSEERGELRSANEELEQQLKTQESSLEAQQERLREQFENLANDILEKKSETFIARNEKNINTLLKPLNKKMKDFREVVQETYEKNLEGRSALKTEIHTLTKLNQEMSQRASDLATALEGQSKTQGDWGEMILERILEESGLTKGREYETQVSETVDGRRLRPDVVVKLPNDRFVVVDAKVSITAYRRYVSAKGDGERAGAEEDGEQTSEKHLQQHIESVRNHVQTLSGKPYDRLYDDRSPDFVLLFMPIEPAFALALQHDEQLYQDAFDKHVIIVSPTTLQATLATIANIWRHEHQSRNAQKIAERGGKLYDKFVLFAEALEDVGKRIDQVQESYQTVRNRLVDGRGNLTRQVEMLQELRVDSKKSLPESVARDALDT; this is translated from the coding sequence TTGCTTATCAATTTATTCGTATCACTCCATTCTATCATGATGTACGTTTTATCTGCTAGTGTTGGTCTGCTGTTGGGAGGTGTGGTTGCCTACTTATACGCTGCTCAGCAAACCGCAAAGGCGGAGTCGGCACGCAAGGCCCTGCGTGATCAAATCGACAATCAGGCGGCCCAGCACGAAAGGCACCTACAGCAGCAGCGAGAAACGTACGAACAGCGTATTGAGAAGCTCGTGGACGAGCGAAACACGTTGGAGGAGCGTGTAAACGAGCTCTCTGAAGAAAGGGGCGAACTGCGAAGTGCAAACGAAGAACTGGAGCAGCAGCTGAAAACGCAGGAAAGTTCGCTCGAAGCGCAACAAGAACGGCTGCGGGAGCAGTTTGAGAACCTAGCGAACGACATTTTGGAAAAGAAGAGCGAAACCTTCATTGCGCGCAACGAGAAAAATATTAATACGTTGCTGAAGCCTCTTAACAAAAAGATGAAGGATTTTCGGGAGGTGGTGCAGGAGACGTACGAGAAAAATCTAGAAGGCCGCAGCGCGCTCAAAACGGAGATTCATACGCTGACCAAGCTCAACCAGGAGATGAGCCAGCGCGCGAGCGACTTAGCAACGGCGCTCGAAGGGCAATCCAAAACGCAGGGCGACTGGGGTGAGATGATCCTGGAGCGCATCCTCGAAGAATCGGGGCTTACCAAGGGCCGGGAGTACGAAACGCAAGTTAGCGAAACGGTGGATGGGAGGAGGCTGCGGCCCGATGTGGTGGTTAAGCTCCCAAACGACCGGTTCGTGGTCGTCGACGCCAAGGTTTCCATTACCGCCTACCGGCGCTACGTCTCGGCAAAAGGCGACGGGGAGCGCGCGGGCGCCGAGGAAGACGGAGAACAAACCTCCGAAAAGCATCTCCAGCAGCATATTGAATCGGTGCGCAACCACGTGCAGACGTTAAGTGGAAAGCCATACGATCGCTTATACGACGACCGTAGCCCCGACTTTGTCCTGCTGTTTATGCCTATTGAACCGGCGTTTGCACTGGCCTTGCAGCACGACGAGCAACTTTACCAGGATGCCTTCGACAAGCACGTCATTATCGTAAGTCCGACGACGCTGCAGGCTACACTGGCTACCATTGCAAACATCTGGCGACATGAACATCAGAGCCGCAACGCGCAAAAGATTGCAGAACGAGGTGGAAAACTCTACGACAAGTTCGTTTTGTTTGCGGAGGCACTCGAGGATGTGGGCAAGCGCATCGACCAAGTCCAGGAGAGCTACCAAACGGTGCGCAATCGATTGGTGGATGGAAGAGGAAACCTCACGCGACAGGTAGAAATGCTGCAAGAACTAAGGGTTGACAGCAAAAAGTCGCTTCCCGAATCGGTGGCCCGCGATGCGTTAGACACATGA
- a CDS encoding vWA domain-containing protein, producing the protein MTFLNPLALLALAAVGVPLVLHLLNLRKPQRVDFSSLAFVEALKETAVQRVRVKRWILLALRMLAIACLVLAFARPTVERAWMGTAAPTARTAHALVVDNSMSMGRTAPTGGTLLDQARAAANGVLGAATTDDVVALQPTAATEATAIGRTASLDRVRAGLERLEPLAGAASLAERMTTAARALTDAPLPRRVVYGISDGQATQLGDSLQQPWPAGVQPVLLPLPSAATANVAVTGVRIVSRIIERGQPVTIEATLMNHGPQTVRDVVASAYLADARVAQATATLPPNDSTTVTFTATPSRRGWLRGRIAIDADPFTADNERFFTLHVPRMRRVLLVRGQGTDAMRYVSLALARPLTNERIGFRTTTIAESALSATALGRYDAVVLVGPRDLSSGEVQALARYVRNGGGLLFFPNAQAQPADYTALLQALGQGRVVGFSGALGGRASVASFANVALKHPLFEGVFASRRGGVRVESPALYYLLNMRFGGGQQQALITLSNGYPLLTDMRHGTGRALFMAAAPAPRWTDLPLRGLFVPLLYRSVFYLSSGGRAASPALIAGRTGELRLPGVPPDAVVRLVGPAGREWRPSQRRAFGATVLSVGANLHTTGWYDVRTADSLVQRVAVNLAPEESNLRALAPDSIAQHLSAVFGQSVQVVAPENLQAATVTSALRASQTGTEIWNVFLLLALLCLVAEMLLVRYWTPEEAAA; encoded by the coding sequence GTGACGTTCCTCAATCCGCTGGCGTTGTTGGCGCTGGCCGCCGTGGGCGTTCCGCTGGTGCTGCACCTGCTCAACCTGCGCAAACCCCAGCGCGTCGACTTCAGCTCGTTGGCCTTTGTGGAGGCGCTTAAGGAGACCGCCGTGCAGCGCGTTCGCGTAAAGCGGTGGATCTTGCTCGCGTTGCGCATGCTGGCCATTGCGTGCCTGGTGCTGGCGTTTGCCCGGCCCACGGTGGAACGTGCGTGGATGGGCACGGCGGCGCCCACGGCCCGCACGGCGCATGCCCTGGTCGTCGACAACTCAATGTCGATGGGGCGTACGGCGCCCACCGGCGGGACGCTGCTCGACCAAGCGCGGGCGGCGGCAAACGGCGTGCTGGGGGCGGCCACCACCGACGACGTCGTGGCGCTGCAGCCGACGGCTGCGACCGAGGCAACCGCCATTGGGCGCACGGCGAGCCTGGACCGCGTGCGTGCGGGGCTGGAGCGTTTGGAGCCTTTGGCGGGCGCCGCGTCGCTGGCCGAGCGCATGACCACCGCGGCCCGCGCGCTAACCGATGCCCCGCTGCCGCGCCGCGTCGTGTATGGCATCAGCGATGGGCAAGCAACGCAACTGGGCGACTCGCTCCAACAGCCGTGGCCCGCCGGCGTCCAGCCGGTGCTGCTTCCGCTGCCCTCCGCCGCCACGGCCAACGTCGCCGTCACCGGCGTGCGCATCGTCAGCCGCATCATCGAGCGCGGGCAGCCCGTCACCATCGAGGCGACGCTGATGAACCATGGCCCGCAGACGGTGCGCGACGTGGTCGCCAGTGCGTACCTCGCCGACGCCCGCGTGGCGCAAGCAACCGCTACGCTGCCGCCTAACGACTCGACCACCGTAACCTTTACGGCAACGCCCAGCCGGCGCGGCTGGCTGCGCGGTCGCATCGCCATCGACGCGGATCCGTTTACGGCCGATAACGAGCGGTTCTTTACGCTGCACGTGCCGCGCATGCGCCGCGTGCTGCTGGTGCGCGGGCAAGGCACCGATGCGATGCGCTATGTATCGCTGGCCCTGGCGCGGCCCCTCACCAACGAACGGATTGGCTTTCGTACCACCACCATTGCAGAGAGCGCCCTCTCGGCCACGGCGCTGGGGCGCTACGACGCCGTGGTGCTCGTTGGCCCGCGCGATCTGTCGAGCGGCGAGGTGCAGGCGCTGGCGCGGTACGTGCGTAACGGCGGCGGCTTGCTGTTCTTTCCCAACGCGCAGGCCCAACCGGCCGACTACACCGCGCTGCTGCAGGCCTTAGGCCAGGGGCGCGTGGTGGGCTTCAGCGGGGCACTGGGCGGACGCGCGTCGGTGGCGTCGTTTGCGAACGTGGCGCTTAAGCATCCGCTGTTTGAGGGCGTGTTTGCTTCGCGGCGCGGCGGCGTGCGGGTCGAGTCGCCGGCGCTGTACTACCTGCTCAACATGCGGTTTGGCGGCGGGCAGCAGCAGGCGCTCATCACGCTGTCCAACGGCTATCCCTTGCTTACCGATATGCGCCACGGCACGGGGCGCGCGCTTTTTATGGCCGCTGCACCCGCGCCGCGTTGGACGGACCTGCCCCTGCGCGGGCTGTTTGTGCCGCTGCTCTACCGGTCGGTGTTTTACTTGTCGTCGGGGGGGCGCGCCGCATCGCCCGCACTCATTGCAGGGCGCACGGGCGAGCTCCGGCTGCCGGGCGTACCGCCCGATGCCGTCGTGCGGCTCGTAGGACCCGCGGGCCGCGAGTGGCGTCCGTCGCAGCGCCGCGCCTTCGGGGCCACCGTCCTGAGCGTGGGCGCTAACCTGCATACCACCGGCTGGTACGACGTGCGCACCGCCGATTCGCTTGTGCAGCGCGTGGCCGTCAATCTCGCGCCCGAGGAGTCGAACCTGCGCGCCCTCGCCCCCGACAGCATCGCGCAGCACCTGTCGGCTGTGTTCGGACAATCGGTGCAGGTGGTTGCCCCGGAGAACCTGCAGGCCGCAACTGTAACCAGCGCCCTGCGCGCCAGCCAAACCGGCACCGAAATCTGGAACGTGTTTTTGCTCCTGGCGTTGCTATGCTTGGTTGCAGAGATGCTCTTGGTACGCTACTGGACGCCAGAAGAAGCCGCTGCGTAG
- a CDS encoding RecQ family ATP-dependent DNA helicase: protein MNSQQVSMHAHTLHAAREVLQQHWGYDTFRPGQKAILGALFQGHDVLGVLPTGGGKSICYQVPALMSEGLVLVISPLIALMHDQVEQLQDRGIAAAYLDSTLGYREVEQRLTDSEHGRYDLLYVAPERLDTRLFSARLDYLNISLLAVDEAHCVSEWGHHFRPAYRQIGDARDAMGTPPVLAVTATATPDVRRDVIEQLQLRDARAVVHGFDRPNLTWTVFQDANKRRRVRAVLNGVPGTSLIYGNTRRSVEEWAQWLQHEGISAEPYHAGLSARQRGAVQHRWISNETRVVVATNAFGMGIDKPDVRSVIHVEMPSSVESYYQEAGRAGRDGERAHAVLLYHPNDVETQEALIESSHPTASETRRVYDAACSIGQIPVGTMPDDPVPISMEAMQRVTSFAPGKIRTAMELLERQEAWKRLPIRKHTGRVRFLQTPRALRQFADQSSSEVVRSFVYTLLRTVHADAFRDWWPLDVRRLVRRSSLSRARVMNGLDFLAERGLLRWNRPSTAGQIQLLAPRAQQWPVDDATVRAARKRAEARLRYMQRYATAVTCRRHFLLTYFGEAHSERCGQCDVCLGRHRPEAVRPSDESALQQMLRYVADDRPRTAWDDLPAAHRTDELLRWLLTEDYLDLDDPLEGRYVLTEKAKLYMK from the coding sequence GTGAACTCCCAACAGGTATCCATGCACGCGCACACCCTCCACGCGGCCCGCGAGGTGCTCCAGCAGCATTGGGGATACGACACCTTTCGCCCGGGACAAAAGGCCATTTTGGGGGCACTTTTTCAGGGACACGACGTGCTGGGCGTACTGCCCACCGGCGGCGGAAAGTCCATTTGCTACCAGGTGCCCGCGCTGATGAGCGAGGGGCTGGTGCTGGTTATCTCGCCGCTCATTGCCCTGATGCACGACCAGGTGGAGCAGCTGCAGGACCGCGGCATTGCGGCGGCGTACCTCGACAGCACGCTGGGGTACCGCGAGGTGGAGCAGCGCCTCACCGACAGCGAGCACGGCCGCTACGATTTGTTGTACGTGGCCCCGGAGCGGCTCGACACGCGCCTGTTTAGCGCGCGCCTCGATTACCTCAACATCAGCCTGCTGGCGGTGGACGAGGCCCACTGCGTGAGCGAGTGGGGGCATCATTTTCGCCCGGCGTACCGACAGATTGGCGACGCGCGCGACGCGATGGGCACCCCGCCCGTACTGGCCGTGACCGCCACGGCCACGCCCGATGTGCGCCGCGACGTGATAGAGCAGCTACAGCTGCGTGATGCGCGGGCGGTGGTGCACGGGTTCGACCGGCCCAACCTCACGTGGACGGTCTTTCAGGACGCCAACAAGCGCCGCCGCGTGCGTGCGGTGCTCAATGGCGTGCCGGGCACCAGCCTCATCTACGGCAACACGCGGCGCTCGGTGGAGGAGTGGGCGCAGTGGTTGCAGCACGAGGGCATCAGCGCCGAGCCGTACCACGCCGGACTCTCGGCGCGGCAGCGGGGTGCCGTGCAGCACCGGTGGATCAGCAACGAGACGCGGGTGGTGGTCGCCACCAACGCTTTTGGCATGGGCATCGACAAGCCCGACGTGCGCTCGGTGATCCACGTCGAAATGCCGTCATCGGTGGAGTCGTACTATCAGGAGGCAGGCCGCGCGGGCCGCGATGGGGAGCGCGCCCACGCCGTGCTGTTGTACCATCCAAACGACGTAGAGACGCAGGAGGCGCTGATTGAATCCTCGCATCCCACCGCCAGCGAGACGCGCCGCGTGTACGATGCGGCGTGCAGCATCGGACAGATTCCCGTTGGCACCATGCCCGACGACCCGGTGCCCATCTCGATGGAAGCGATGCAGCGCGTCACATCGTTTGCGCCGGGCAAGATTCGCACGGCGATGGAGCTTTTGGAGCGGCAGGAAGCCTGGAAGCGGCTGCCCATCCGGAAGCACACCGGGCGCGTTCGGTTTTTGCAGACGCCGCGCGCCCTGCGGCAGTTCGCGGATCAGTCGTCGAGCGAGGTGGTGCGGTCGTTTGTGTACACGCTCTTGCGCACCGTGCACGCGGATGCGTTCCGGGACTGGTGGCCGCTGGATGTGCGGCGGCTGGTACGGCGTTCGTCCCTCTCGCGGGCCCGCGTGATGAACGGCCTCGACTTTTTGGCCGAACGCGGGCTGCTGCGGTGGAACCGCCCCAGCACGGCCGGGCAAATCCAGCTCCTCGCGCCGCGCGCGCAACAGTGGCCGGTAGACGATGCAACGGTGCGCGCTGCCCGCAAACGTGCCGAGGCGCGGCTGCGCTACATGCAGCGCTACGCCACCGCCGTCACCTGCCGCCGTCACTTTTTGCTTACGTACTTTGGCGAGGCCCATAGCGAGCGCTGCGGCCAGTGCGACGTGTGCTTGGGGCGCCACCGCCCCGAGGCCGTGCGGCCTAGCGACGAGTCGGCCCTGCAGCAGATGCTTCGCTACGTGGCCGACGACCGGCCCCGTACGGCTTGGGACGACCTACCCGCCGCGCACCGTACCGATGAGCTGCTGCGCTGGCTCCTCACCGAGGACTACCTCGACCTCGACGACCCGCTGGAGGGCCGCTACGTACTCACCGAGAAGGCGAAGCTCTACATGAAGTAG
- a CDS encoding phosphatidate cytidylyltransferase produces MTDSWQRIGTALLAAPIAIGLTYLGGWYMALLIGVIGGMAQREFYAMAAGAGAPPWRWAGYGLGGLLVVLPLWSGAAPLLVLGVVAVVVAVPFRWPQQALTGLAATLAGAVYPTGLLSALVALRVARGPLMDDLQAFWLTLTTLLVVWATDIFAYYAGRAFGRRALAPRISPNKTWEGSVGGVLAALVVAVGCKLTVLEGLAWTHVAALVVIGGMVSQLGDLAESQMKRSTGLKDTGTALPGHGGFLDRFDAMAAAAPLVYLYLRYVAHLF; encoded by the coding sequence GTGACGGACTCTTGGCAACGCATTGGAACGGCTCTGCTGGCGGCTCCTATCGCCATCGGACTGACGTACCTGGGCGGCTGGTACATGGCGCTGCTCATTGGCGTCATTGGCGGCATGGCGCAGCGCGAGTTTTACGCGATGGCGGCGGGTGCGGGCGCTCCGCCATGGCGATGGGCGGGCTACGGCTTGGGGGGACTACTCGTTGTTCTTCCGCTGTGGTCGGGGGCTGCGCCGCTGCTTGTGCTGGGCGTGGTGGCTGTGGTGGTTGCCGTTCCCTTTCGGTGGCCGCAACAGGCCCTCACGGGGCTTGCCGCTACGCTCGCGGGCGCGGTCTATCCCACCGGCTTGCTGAGTGCGCTGGTTGCGCTCCGCGTGGCGCGCGGGCCCCTGATGGATGATCTGCAGGCGTTCTGGCTGACGCTTACCACGCTGCTAGTGGTGTGGGCGACCGACATCTTTGCGTACTACGCGGGCCGCGCGTTTGGGCGCCGGGCGCTGGCGCCGCGCATCTCGCCCAATAAAACCTGGGAGGGGAGCGTGGGCGGCGTACTGGCTGCTTTGGTTGTGGCCGTTGGGTGCAAGCTGACGGTGCTTGAGGGCCTGGCCTGGACGCACGTGGCCGCGCTCGTCGTCATCGGCGGCATGGTGAGTCAGCTGGGCGACCTGGCCGAGAGTCAGATGAAGCGATCGACCGGGCTGAAGGACACCGGCACGGCCCTGCCGGGCCACGGGGGCTTTCTTGACCGCTTCGATGCGATGGCCGCAGCGGCCCCGCTGGTCTACTTGTACCTGCGCTACGTGGCCCACTTGTTTTGA
- the mutL gene encoding DNA mismatch repair endonuclease MutL, protein MADHEEPGSGIIRTMDAPLANKIAAGEVVQRPASVEKELLENAIDAGATSIEVIVQDAGSTLVQVVDDGCGMSAADAEQCFARHATSKIRGIDDLERIRTLGFRGEALASIAAVAQVELKTKRVEDDVGTAVRIEGGEVMHVRPCAAPNGTSMAVRNLFYNVPARRNFLKTPSTELKHLLETFQFLALSHPEVAFSFAHNDHTHYDLPAARTSDFFAATRRRIRDLMGARYDDGLVRVERSMSDATLRGFVSAPSAHRKTRGDQFLFVNDRYVRDRYLSHAVRTGYGDLLPEGAFPFFALFLSVDPRRVDVNVHPTKAEVKFDDESGLYNVLRVAVREAVRAEAQAPRLSADDSAGPDASPDDPPSFQPRAAPAEGARSATQPAARSAPNAASPQDATAKRKPRPDARSTAPTPGASSDALYRPVEAPADDAETTAGDNASLQEAPSGEAPLWSVHGRYLLQPVADGLLLVDQRAAHRRVCYEQALDRMAATEAGASQQLLFPHTMDLSAAEATWLEAWEETLRGLGFDLERLSGATWTVRGVPPDVPPGRETSVLEAVMDDLKTSGTPAAEQRREALAQTWATRVAVPHGTTLPLPARRALLRDLHACDMPYAAPDGQPTFRTVSLEELQAFLEA, encoded by the coding sequence GTGGCCGACCACGAAGAGCCGGGCAGCGGCATCATCCGCACGATGGATGCCCCGCTGGCCAACAAAATTGCCGCGGGCGAGGTGGTGCAGCGGCCGGCGTCGGTGGAAAAAGAGCTGCTGGAAAACGCCATCGACGCGGGGGCCACATCCATTGAGGTGATCGTGCAGGATGCGGGCAGCACGCTCGTGCAGGTGGTGGACGACGGCTGCGGCATGAGCGCGGCCGATGCCGAGCAATGCTTTGCGCGGCATGCCACCAGCAAGATTCGGGGGATCGACGACCTGGAGCGCATCCGCACGCTGGGCTTCCGGGGCGAGGCGCTGGCCTCCATTGCGGCCGTCGCGCAGGTGGAGCTGAAGACGAAGCGCGTGGAAGACGACGTGGGCACCGCTGTGCGCATCGAGGGCGGCGAGGTGATGCACGTGCGGCCGTGCGCTGCCCCCAACGGCACGTCGATGGCCGTGCGCAACCTGTTCTACAATGTGCCTGCGCGGCGCAACTTCCTCAAAACGCCCAGCACCGAGCTGAAGCACCTGCTGGAGACGTTCCAGTTTTTGGCGTTGTCGCACCCGGAGGTCGCGTTCTCGTTCGCGCACAATGACCATACCCACTACGACCTGCCGGCGGCCCGCACCTCCGATTTCTTTGCGGCGACGCGGCGGCGCATCCGCGACCTGATGGGCGCACGCTACGACGATGGGCTGGTGCGCGTGGAGCGCTCCATGAGCGACGCCACCCTCCGCGGCTTTGTGAGCGCGCCGTCGGCCCACCGGAAGACGCGCGGCGATCAGTTTCTGTTTGTCAACGACCGCTACGTGCGCGATCGGTACCTGAGTCATGCTGTGCGCACCGGCTACGGCGACCTGCTGCCGGAGGGGGCGTTTCCGTTCTTCGCGCTCTTTCTCTCGGTCGACCCGCGCCGGGTGGACGTGAACGTGCATCCGACGAAGGCCGAGGTGAAGTTTGACGACGAGAGCGGCCTCTACAACGTGCTGCGCGTGGCCGTTCGTGAAGCGGTGCGCGCCGAGGCGCAGGCGCCGCGCCTATCGGCCGACGACAGCGCAGGCCCCGACGCGTCCCCCGACGATCCGCCATCGTTCCAGCCGCGGGCCGCGCCGGCTGAAGGGGCTCGTTCGGCCACGCAGCCCGCCGCCCGCTCCGCGCCCAACGCGGCCTCGCCACAAGACGCCACGGCAAAGCGCAAGCCCCGCCCCGACGCCCGCTCAACCGCCCCGACGCCCGGCGCGTCGTCCGATGCGCTGTACCGTCCGGTGGAGGCGCCGGCCGACGACGCTGAGACAACTGCAGGCGACAACGCCTCGCTGCAGGAGGCCCCCTCCGGCGAAGCCCCGCTCTGGAGCGTGCACGGGCGGTACCTGCTACAGCCGGTGGCGGACGGGCTGCTGCTTGTGGATCAGCGCGCGGCGCATCGGCGGGTGTGCTACGAGCAAGCCCTCGACCGCATGGCGGCCACGGAGGCCGGGGCTTCGCAGCAGCTCCTGTTTCCGCACACCATGGATTTGTCTGCCGCAGAGGCGACGTGGCTGGAGGCGTGGGAGGAGACCTTGCGCGGGCTCGGGTTCGACCTGGAGCGCCTGAGTGGGGCAACGTGGACGGTGCGCGGCGTGCCGCCCGATGTGCCGCCGGGCCGCGAAACTTCGGTCCTGGAAGCCGTGATGGACGACCTCAAAACGTCGGGCACGCCGGCGGCCGAGCAGCGTCGCGAGGCCCTGGCCCAAACGTGGGCCACCCGCGTGGCGGTACCGCACGGCACCACCCTGCCGCTCCCCGCGCGGCGCGCGCTCCTGCGCGACCTGCACGCATGCGACATGCCCTACGCGGCCCCCGACGGCCAGCCTACGTTCCGGACGGTTTCCCTGGAGGAGTTGCAGGCGTTTCTGGAAGCCTAG
- a CDS encoding ferredoxin--NADP reductase has product MTTHEATITSIHPITPHVKQFILEVPGHTFDFQPGQHTQIRIEQPDEDAPVLRPYTPVTLPGTSSIALTIKRYPDGTVSSWMDTRRIGDTVTITDLSGNLYLREPARDAVFFSTGTGITPMMALLKHYLNEGTGNALFVHGERTQDDLIYRETLDHLSTDYASLSVDFVLSDEEWSGRTGFVQEHLNDWSDALDSADIYVCGVPEMVVQTTDALAERGIPEDRIITEGWEAGATE; this is encoded by the coding sequence ATGACGACCCACGAAGCCACAATCACCTCCATCCACCCCATCACGCCCCACGTCAAGCAGTTCATCTTGGAGGTGCCCGGCCACACCTTCGACTTCCAGCCGGGCCAACACACGCAAATCCGGATCGAACAGCCGGACGAGGACGCGCCCGTGCTGCGCCCCTACACGCCCGTCACGCTTCCTGGAACCTCGTCTATTGCGCTCACCATTAAGCGCTACCCCGACGGCACCGTATCCTCGTGGATGGACACCCGCAGGATTGGCGACACCGTAACCATCACGGATCTATCCGGAAACCTGTACTTGCGGGAGCCCGCCCGCGATGCGGTGTTTTTCTCCACCGGCACGGGCATCACCCCCATGATGGCGCTGCTAAAGCATTACCTGAACGAAGGCACCGGCAACGCCCTGTTTGTACACGGCGAGCGCACCCAGGACGACCTGATCTATCGCGAGACGCTCGACCACCTGTCCACCGACTACGCATCCCTTTCCGTCGACTTCGTGCTGTCGGATGAGGAGTGGAGCGGCCGGACGGGCTTCGTGCAGGAGCACCTGAACGACTGGAGCGATGCCCTCGACAGCGCAGACATCTACGTGTGCGGCGTGCCCGAGATGGTGGTCCAAACCACCGACGCGCTTGCCGAACGCGGCATCCCCGAGGACCGGATCATCACGGAAGGGTGGGAAGCCGGCGCCACCGAATAG